One segment of Carya illinoinensis cultivar Pawnee chromosome 1, C.illinoinensisPawnee_v1, whole genome shotgun sequence DNA contains the following:
- the LOC122292285 gene encoding uncharacterized protein LOC122292285 isoform X2, protein MIIVFDSLKGLISFTFILSTILYRVASLNSVSPVCELSVIDNYKLYNYSLATPIPEFPHGVLSEDGFYKAAVNETVVWFQLCDGMIFNHDLPKCVDCWDCGGPSRCGMDCSALVVNNRGGYHVCTTIGHASSTDIKIIDKKNPHAGVIVKMSKTGAELNCSLSVSVICDSNAFQGPNSLEKLGTCDYATMMRHPSGCAKIVQFHGKGWGWFGTFITIVLCLFGGYFLAGTIYRYFFLGVRGIDSSFASMVQKVRGPSQGHRNSYSRVNF, encoded by the exons ATGATAATTGTATTTGACTCTCTGAAAGGGCTTATTTCCTTTACCTTTATTCTCTCAACAATTCTTTACCGAGTTGCATCCCTGAACTCGGTCTCTCCTGTCTGCGAACTCAGTGTCATCGATAACTACAAGCTCTACAACTATAGCCTGGCCACTCCTATTCCGGAATTTCCTCACGGGGTTCTCAGCGAAGATGG GTTTTACAAAGCGGCTGTAAATGAGACTGTGGTTTGGTTTCAG CTCTGCGATGGAATGATTTTCAATCATGACCTGCCTAAATGTGTTGACTGCTGG GACTGTGGAGGGCCATCACGTTGTGGCATGGATTGTAGTGCCCTCGTGGTGAACAATAGAGGAG GTTACCATGTCTGCACTACCATTGGTCATGCCTCAAGTACTGACATTAAAATCATTG ATAAAAAGAATCCCCATGCTGGTGTCATCGTTAAGATGTCCAAGACTGGTGCAGAGCTCAACTGTTCACTCTCTGTGTCTGTTATTTGTGATTCAAATGCTTTTCAG GGACCAAATTCACTGGAGAAATTAGGAACCTGTGATTAT GCTACGATGATGAGGCATCCTTCTGGTTGCGCCAAGATTGTCCAATTTCATGGGAAAGGGTGGGGTTGGTTTGGAACCTTCATAACCAT TGTGTTGTGCCTTTTTGGAGGGTATTTTCTGGCCGGTACAATTTATCGATATTTCTTCCTTGGAGTTCGTGGAATAGAT AGTTCGTTTGCATCTATGGTGCAGAAAGTTAGGGGACCTTCTCAGGGCCATCGGAACTCCTATTCTCGGGTCAACTTCTGA
- the LOC122292285 gene encoding uncharacterized protein LOC122292285 isoform X1, translating to MIIVFDSLKGLISFTFILSTILYRVASLNSVSPVCELSVIDNYKLYNYSLATPIPEFPHGVLSEDGFYKAAVNETVVWFQLCDGMIFNHDLPKCVDCWDCGGPSRCGMDCSALVVNNRGGYHVCTTIGHASSTDIKIIDKKNPHAGVIVKMSKTGAELNCSLSVSVICDSNAFQGPNSLEKLGTCDYATMMRHPSGCAKIVQFHGKGWGWFGTFITIVLCLFGGYFLAGTIYRYFFLGVRGIDIIPNLDVWASLPQRTRSSFASMVQKVRGPSQGHRNSYSRVNF from the exons ATGATAATTGTATTTGACTCTCTGAAAGGGCTTATTTCCTTTACCTTTATTCTCTCAACAATTCTTTACCGAGTTGCATCCCTGAACTCGGTCTCTCCTGTCTGCGAACTCAGTGTCATCGATAACTACAAGCTCTACAACTATAGCCTGGCCACTCCTATTCCGGAATTTCCTCACGGGGTTCTCAGCGAAGATGG GTTTTACAAAGCGGCTGTAAATGAGACTGTGGTTTGGTTTCAG CTCTGCGATGGAATGATTTTCAATCATGACCTGCCTAAATGTGTTGACTGCTGG GACTGTGGAGGGCCATCACGTTGTGGCATGGATTGTAGTGCCCTCGTGGTGAACAATAGAGGAG GTTACCATGTCTGCACTACCATTGGTCATGCCTCAAGTACTGACATTAAAATCATTG ATAAAAAGAATCCCCATGCTGGTGTCATCGTTAAGATGTCCAAGACTGGTGCAGAGCTCAACTGTTCACTCTCTGTGTCTGTTATTTGTGATTCAAATGCTTTTCAG GGACCAAATTCACTGGAGAAATTAGGAACCTGTGATTAT GCTACGATGATGAGGCATCCTTCTGGTTGCGCCAAGATTGTCCAATTTCATGGGAAAGGGTGGGGTTGGTTTGGAACCTTCATAACCAT TGTGTTGTGCCTTTTTGGAGGGTATTTTCTGGCCGGTACAATTTATCGATATTTCTTCCTTGGAGTTCGTGGAATAGAT ATTATCCCAAACTTGGACGTCTGGGCCAGTTTACCTCAAAGAACACGG AGTTCGTTTGCATCTATGGTGCAGAAAGTTAGGGGACCTTCTCAGGGCCATCGGAACTCCTATTCTCGGGTCAACTTCTGA
- the LOC122292285 gene encoding uncharacterized protein LOC122292285 isoform X4, with product MGWPHQLCDGMIFNHDLPKCVDCWDCGGPSRCGMDCSALVVNNRGGYHVCTTIGHASSTDIKIIDKKNPHAGVIVKMSKTGAELNCSLSVSVICDSNAFQGPNSLEKLGTCDYATMMRHPSGCAKIVQFHGKGWGWFGTFITIVLCLFGGYFLAGTIYRYFFLGVRGIDIIPNLDVWASLPQRTRSSFASMVQKVRGPSQGHRNSYSRVNF from the exons ATGG GTTGGCCCCATCAG CTCTGCGATGGAATGATTTTCAATCATGACCTGCCTAAATGTGTTGACTGCTGG GACTGTGGAGGGCCATCACGTTGTGGCATGGATTGTAGTGCCCTCGTGGTGAACAATAGAGGAG GTTACCATGTCTGCACTACCATTGGTCATGCCTCAAGTACTGACATTAAAATCATTG ATAAAAAGAATCCCCATGCTGGTGTCATCGTTAAGATGTCCAAGACTGGTGCAGAGCTCAACTGTTCACTCTCTGTGTCTGTTATTTGTGATTCAAATGCTTTTCAG GGACCAAATTCACTGGAGAAATTAGGAACCTGTGATTAT GCTACGATGATGAGGCATCCTTCTGGTTGCGCCAAGATTGTCCAATTTCATGGGAAAGGGTGGGGTTGGTTTGGAACCTTCATAACCAT TGTGTTGTGCCTTTTTGGAGGGTATTTTCTGGCCGGTACAATTTATCGATATTTCTTCCTTGGAGTTCGTGGAATAGAT ATTATCCCAAACTTGGACGTCTGGGCCAGTTTACCTCAAAGAACACGG AGTTCGTTTGCATCTATGGTGCAGAAAGTTAGGGGACCTTCTCAGGGCCATCGGAACTCCTATTCTCGGGTCAACTTCTGA
- the LOC122292285 gene encoding uncharacterized protein LOC122292285 isoform X3, translated as MVEEDLNVKLYSPSRRAKKGTLFFVFASTVPLIMMFYKAAVNETVVWFQLCDGMIFNHDLPKCVDCWDCGGPSRCGMDCSALVVNNRGGYHVCTTIGHASSTDIKIIDKKNPHAGVIVKMSKTGAELNCSLSVSVICDSNAFQGPNSLEKLGTCDYATMMRHPSGCAKIVQFHGKGWGWFGTFITIVLCLFGGYFLAGTIYRYFFLGVRGIDIIPNLDVWASLPQRTRSSFASMVQKVRGPSQGHRNSYSRVNF; from the exons ATGGTGGAAGAAGATTTGAACGTTAAGCTTTACAGCCCGTCAAGGAGAGCAAAAAAAGGCACTTTGTTTTTCGTATTTGCATCCACTGTGCCATTGATTATGAT GTTTTACAAAGCGGCTGTAAATGAGACTGTGGTTTGGTTTCAG CTCTGCGATGGAATGATTTTCAATCATGACCTGCCTAAATGTGTTGACTGCTGG GACTGTGGAGGGCCATCACGTTGTGGCATGGATTGTAGTGCCCTCGTGGTGAACAATAGAGGAG GTTACCATGTCTGCACTACCATTGGTCATGCCTCAAGTACTGACATTAAAATCATTG ATAAAAAGAATCCCCATGCTGGTGTCATCGTTAAGATGTCCAAGACTGGTGCAGAGCTCAACTGTTCACTCTCTGTGTCTGTTATTTGTGATTCAAATGCTTTTCAG GGACCAAATTCACTGGAGAAATTAGGAACCTGTGATTAT GCTACGATGATGAGGCATCCTTCTGGTTGCGCCAAGATTGTCCAATTTCATGGGAAAGGGTGGGGTTGGTTTGGAACCTTCATAACCAT TGTGTTGTGCCTTTTTGGAGGGTATTTTCTGGCCGGTACAATTTATCGATATTTCTTCCTTGGAGTTCGTGGAATAGAT ATTATCCCAAACTTGGACGTCTGGGCCAGTTTACCTCAAAGAACACGG AGTTCGTTTGCATCTATGGTGCAGAAAGTTAGGGGACCTTCTCAGGGCCATCGGAACTCCTATTCTCGGGTCAACTTCTGA
- the LOC122292310 gene encoding protein trichome birefringence-like 33 yields the protein MKPPLLASSVLRKARIFPYLVTLLSFIVFVAVLYGEDFICLFSQPLQLGSYRYQPSTRTEKKWKKLPFALGKTEEGCDVFSGRWVLDESTRPLYQESECPYIQPQLTCQEHGRPQKDYQYWRWQPHDCSLPSFNATLMLETLRGKRMMFVGDSLNRGQYVSFVCLLHSIIPKGAKSMETFDSLTVFTAKDYNTTIEFYWAPFLLESNSDNAVVHRISDRIVKKGSINKHGRHWKGADILVFNTYLWWMTGLKMKILLGSFDDEVKDIVEVSTEDAYRMAMKSMLRWVRKNMNPKKTRVFFTSMSPSHAKSIDWGGEPGLNCYNETTLIEDPNYWGSDCRRSIMQVIGEVFDKSKFPITFLNITQLSSYRKDAHTSIYKKQWSPLTPEQLANPVSYADCVHWCLPGLQDTWNELLFAKLFYP from the exons ATGAAGCCACCGCTCTTGGCTTCCTCTGTTCTCCGGAAGGCTCGTATCTTTCCCTACCTTGTCACCTTACTATCTTTCATTGTTTTCGTCGCCGTTCTCTACGGCGAGGATTTCATTTGCCTCTTCAGCCAGCCACTCCAACTCGGCTCTTACCGATACCAACCCTCCACCAGAACCG AGAAGAAGTGGAAGAAGTTGCCGTTCGCCTTAGGTAAGACCGAGGAGGGGTGTGATGTGTTCAGCGGGAGGTGGGTTTTGgacgagtcgactcggcctctTTACCAAGAGTCGGAGTGTCCGTATATACAGCCACAGTTGACCTGCCAGGAGCATGGACGGCCCCAGAAGGATTATCAGTATTGGAGATGGCAACCTCATGATTGCTCTCTTCCCAG TTTCAATGCCACATTGATGCTGGAGACACTCCGAGGAAAAAGAATGATGTTCGTCGGAGATTCATTGAATCGGGGTCAATATGTTTCATTTGTTTGTCTTCTTCATTCAATTATACCCAAGGGTGCCAAATCCATGGAAACTTTTGATTCATTGACCGTTTTCACAGCTAAG GATTACAATACCACAATCGAGTTCTATTGGGCGCCATTTCTTCTTGAATCAAACTCAGATAATGCTGTTGTTCATAGGATATCTGATAGGATTGTTAAGAAAGGATCAATCAATAAGCATGGCCGACATTGGAAAGGTGCTGATATACTAGTATTCAATACCTATCTTTGGTGGATGACGGGCTTGAAGATGAAGATATT GCTGGGATCTTTCGATGATGAAGTGAAAGATATTGTAGAGGTGTCAACTGAGGATGCTTATCGAATGGCAATGAAAAGTATGTTGAGATGGGTGCGGAAGAATATGAACCCTAAGAAGACAAGGGTCTTCTTCACTAGCATGTCGCCTTCTCATGCAAA GAGCATAGACTGGGGAGGTGAACCAGGTCTCAACTGTTACAATGAGACAACTCTGATTGAAGATCCCAATTATTGGGGCTCAGATTGCCGGAGAAGCATAATGCAAGTGATAGGAGAAGTATTCGATAAATCGAAGTTTCCCATTACATTTCTCAAcatcactcaactctcaagttATCGCAAAGACGCCCACACTTCAATCTACAAGAAGCAATGGAGCCCATTAACTCCTGAACAGTTAGCAAACCCTGTTAGCTATGCTGATTGCGTGCATTGGTGTCTGCCTGGTCTTCAAGATACTTGGAATGAGCTTCTTTTTGCCAAGCTATTCTATCCTTAA
- the LOC122292317 gene encoding abscisic acid receptor PYL4-like, producing the protein MPSSLQFHRTIPTTTTTLIPHKQSQTYALPHNRFHSVPDSVASHHTHMLGPNQCCSAVVQNIDAPVSTVWSLVRRFDEPQAYKHFLKSCHVIDGDGDVGSLREVQVVSGLPAAFSTERLEILDDERHVLSFSVVGGDHRLHNYRSVTTLHAASSAGNGTVVIESYVVDVPPGNTKDETCVFVDTIVRCNLQSLAQIAENMARN; encoded by the coding sequence atgccTTCCTCACTACAATTTCACAGAACCATTCCCACCACAACCACAACCCTCATTCCCCACAAACAATCCCAAACCTACGCACTCCCTCACAACCGATTCCACTCAGTACCCGACTCCGTAGCTAGCCACCACACCCACATGTTGGGTCCCAACCAGTGTTGCTCCGCCGTTGTCCAGAACATTGACGCGCCCGTCTCCACCGTCTGGTCCCTGGTCCGACGATTCGACGAACCGCAGGCCTACAAGCACTTCCTCAAGAGCTGTCACGTCATCGATGGCGATGGCGACGTGGGCAGCCTCCGCGAGGTCCAAGTCGTGTCAGGCCTGCCCGCCGCCTTCAGCACCGAGCGCCTAGAGATCCTCGACGACGAGCGCCACGTCCTCAGCTTCAGCGTCGTCGGTGGGGACCATCGCCTCCACAATTACCGGTCCGTTACCACCCTTCACGCGGCATCTTCCGCCGGAAATGGTACGGTCGTGATTGAGTCCTACGTGGTTGATGTGCCGCCTGGTAATACCAAGGATGAGACGTGTGTGTTTGTGGATACGATAGTACGTTGCAATTTACAATCTTTGGCGCAGATCGCTGAGAATATGGCTAGAAACTAA